Proteins from a single region of Artemia franciscana chromosome 2, ASM3288406v1, whole genome shotgun sequence:
- the LOC136041378 gene encoding ubiquitin carboxyl-terminal hydrolase 44-like: MPQFLAINLDRSAMAHKITRRIIGFEPDHILLESTMSEVISDVSYNDIVVSLERYRAIAIVVHTGINFNSGHYYVYRRTLEGTWCLCDDSNVKLMGKQAMDCSGCNLEVATTG, from the exons ATGCCGCAGTTTCTTGCGATTAACTTGGACAGGAGTGCAATGGCACATAAAATTACGAGAAGAATAATTGGTTTTGAGCCAGATCACATTTTGTTGGAAAGCACAATGAGTGAGGTCATATCAGACGTTAGCTACAATGATATCGTCGTATCTTTGGAGCGATATAGAGCTATTGCCATTGTTGTTCATACAGGTATTAATTTCAACTCTGGTCACTATTACGTTTACAGGCGAACGTTGGAAGGCACATGGTGTCTCTGCGATGATTCAAATGTGAAATTGATGGGAAAGCAAGCAATGGACTGCTCAG GGTGCAACTTAGAAGTCGCTACCACAGGATAA